One part of the Candidatus Babeliales bacterium genome encodes these proteins:
- the rplL gene encoding 50S ribosomal protein L7/L12 produces MAAKSYEKFIDEIGNMTVLELADLVKALESKFGISAAMPMAAAAPAAAAAEAAPAAAEKSEYKVTLKDAGAEKIKVIKALREVIPNLALSDAKKLTEETPAVIAESVAKADAEKMKKKLEEVGAKVELA; encoded by the coding sequence ATGGCAGCAAAATCTTACGAAAAATTTATTGATGAAATTGGCAATATGACAGTTCTTGAGCTTGCTGATCTTGTTAAAGCTCTTGAATCAAAATTTGGTATTTCAGCAGCTATGCCAATGGCAGCAGCAGCTCCAGCGGCGGCAGCTGCAGAAGCAGCTCCAGCAGCAGCAGAAAAAAGCGAATACAAAGTAACGCTTAAAGATGCAGGCGCTGAGAAGATCAAAGTAATTAAAGCATTGCGTGAAGTTATTCCTAATCTTGCGCTTTCTGATGCTAAAAAATTAACAGAAGAAACGCCAGCTGTCATCGCTGAATCAGTAGCAAAAGCTGATGCAGAAAAGATGAAAAAGAAACTTGAAGAAGTTGGCGCAAAAGTAGAGCTTGCATAG
- the rplJ gene encoding 50S ribosomal protein L10, with the protein MNRQQKESVVELFHKDFLANRGTFFVNYSGLTVEQMQQLRRQLRAKGGALKIAKMRLVKRALAGIDGADGLLSHCKNQLGVVFAYDAAELSGVAKTLSDFSKKNEALGLVVGCVDAQFLDKMAISRIASLPSREVLLAQLCGTLNAPLTSLVCGLNSMLVKLLVALKEIEKQKQA; encoded by the coding sequence ATGAATCGGCAACAAAAAGAATCAGTTGTTGAGTTGTTTCATAAAGATTTTTTGGCAAATAGGGGCACCTTTTTTGTTAACTATTCCGGATTAACTGTTGAACAAATGCAACAATTAAGAAGGCAGTTGAGAGCAAAAGGTGGCGCGCTTAAAATTGCAAAGATGCGGCTTGTTAAACGAGCTCTTGCAGGAATTGATGGCGCCGATGGACTTCTTTCTCATTGTAAAAATCAATTAGGTGTCGTTTTTGCTTATGATGCAGCTGAGCTTTCAGGCGTAGCAAAAACTCTGAGTGATTTTTCAAAAAAGAATGAAGCTCTTGGTCTTGTTGTTGGTTGTGTGGATGCGCAGTTTTTGGATAAGATGGCAATATCTCGTATTGCATCTCTTCCATCAAGAGAAGTACTACTTGCTCAGCTATGTGGTACGCTTAATGCTCCATTGACCTCGCTAGTGTGTGGACTTAATTCTATGTTGGTTAAGCTTCTTGTTGCTTTAAAAGAAATTGAAAAGCAAAAACAAGCATAG
- the rplA gene encoding 50S ribosomal protein L1, with product MAKHGKKYQAAVSKKPNGDLGVDAALQQIKDLSFAKFDEAVDVAINLGIDPAKGEQTVRGSVVLPHSKGKEKVIIVFAKGEFADAAKKAGADFVGMEDLIEKVQGGWLDFDYAVATPDVMGAVGVLARVLGPRGLLPNKKVGTVTFEVESIIADLKRGRAFFRNDKQGIVHFSIGKVSFDVQKLHDNLDALVKAVVASKPATAKGKYLKKMTMSSTMGIGISINSDEFVRSL from the coding sequence ATGGCTAAGCATGGAAAGAAATATCAAGCTGCAGTATCAAAAAAACCTAATGGTGATCTTGGTGTAGATGCAGCATTGCAACAAATTAAAGATCTTTCCTTTGCTAAATTTGATGAGGCTGTTGATGTGGCTATCAATTTGGGCATAGATCCAGCTAAGGGTGAGCAAACAGTTCGAGGTTCTGTTGTTTTGCCTCATAGCAAAGGGAAAGAAAAGGTCATTATTGTATTTGCAAAAGGTGAATTTGCCGATGCAGCAAAAAAAGCAGGTGCTGATTTTGTAGGCATGGAAGATCTTATTGAAAAAGTACAAGGTGGCTGGCTTGATTTTGATTATGCAGTGGCGACACCGGATGTCATGGGAGCAGTTGGTGTGCTTGCACGAGTGCTAGGTCCTCGTGGATTGTTACCGAACAAAAAAGTAGGTACAGTTACTTTTGAAGTAGAATCAATTATTGCTGATTTAAAAAGAGGCCGTGCTTTCTTCAGAAATGATAAGCAAGGCATTGTTCATTTTTCAATTGGTAAAGTTTCATTTGATGTTCAAAAACTTCATGATAATTTGGATGCTTTAGTTAAGGCAGTTGTAGCGTCAAAACCTGCGACCGCTAAAGGCAAGTATTTAAAGAAAATGACCATGTCCTCAACAATGGGCATTGGTATTTCGATTAATTCTGATGAATTTGTGCGTTCCTTATAG
- the rplK gene encoding 50S ribosomal protein L11 — MAKIVKAKIKLQIQGGSATPAPPVGSSLGQHQVNIMEFCKAFNAQTAGRKGETVPVEITVHTDRTFEFRVKTAPATYYIKKKANLTKGSARPHEQKVGKISWRDIEEIAKIKMPDLTAIDIEQAKKIVAGSARSIGIDVVD; from the coding sequence ATGGCAAAAATAGTTAAAGCAAAAATTAAGCTTCAGATTCAGGGTGGTAGCGCGACTCCAGCTCCTCCAGTAGGATCGTCACTTGGTCAACACCAAGTTAATATTATGGAGTTCTGCAAAGCATTTAATGCTCAAACAGCCGGTCGCAAGGGCGAAACTGTGCCAGTGGAAATTACTGTACACACGGATCGTACGTTTGAGTTTAGAGTAAAAACAGCTCCTGCTACGTACTACATTAAGAAAAAAGCAAATCTTACAAAAGGTTCTGCTCGTCCGCATGAACAAAAAGTAGGAAAAATTTCGTGGAGAGATATTGAAGAGATTGCAAAAATTAAAATGCCAGATTTGACAGCAATAGATATAGAACAAGCGAAAAAAATTGTCGCTGGCAGTGCGCGAAGTATTGGAATTGACGTTGTTGATTGA
- the nusG gene encoding transcription termination/antitermination protein NusG: MKRWYVVQVYAGYEQAAKVDIEKRIQAEGMQDFFGEILVPSAKSKQMFTVDDSADQQLFPGYILAEMEMTPESLRVVTASIRVLRFLGGKNPEPISQKEIDRIISQVKGEVAVEITREEFSLGSEVDIVEGPFAGFVGIIDSVDYNNEKLTVMVSIFGRMTPVELGFHQIKR, encoded by the coding sequence AGGATATGAGCAAGCAGCTAAAGTTGACATTGAAAAGCGAATTCAGGCAGAAGGCATGCAAGATTTCTTTGGAGAGATTCTTGTTCCTTCCGCTAAATCAAAGCAAATGTTTACTGTAGATGACAGTGCTGATCAGCAGCTTTTTCCTGGTTACATTTTAGCCGAAATGGAAATGACTCCCGAGTCACTTCGTGTTGTAACGGCAAGCATTCGTGTCTTGAGGTTTTTGGGGGGCAAAAATCCTGAGCCAATATCACAAAAAGAGATAGACCGTATAATTTCTCAAGTTAAAGGGGAAGTTGCGGTTGAGATTACGCGAGAAGAGTTTTCACTTGGTAGTGAGGTAGATATAGTTGAGGGGCCGTTTGCTGGATTTGTCGGGATTATTGATAGCGTAGACTATAATAACGAAAAATTAACGGTTATGGTTAGTATTTTTGGCAGAATGACCCCAGTTGAACTTGGCTTTCATCAAATTAAGCGATAA